The region GGTGCGCAGGTCCGCGTACGGGTTGCCGGTGCTGACCGGGGTGATGGTCGACGCCGCCGGGGCGCCGATGGGGATCTTGGGGCCGGAACTGCCGCAGCCGGCCAGGCCGGTGACCAGCGCCAGGGCGACCACCCCGAGGGCGGTTCGTCGCATCTGTCCCGTCCTTCCATCGTGTCCCACTCGCACAGCATGATCATTGCCCCATACCGCGGGGCGCCGGCCCTGACACCGAATCGCAATCCACTGGCCACGAATGCACAGGCCGGGCACAGCGCCCGCCAGGCAGCCCGGCGCAGCTCAGCCGGTGGCCCCAAGGCAGTCGCGCAGCCGGATCAGCCCGTCACGCATGCGGGTCTTCACGGTGCCCAGCGGGACCTCCAACTGCTCGGCCACCTCGCGATAGCTGTAGCCGGAGTAGTAGGCCAGCGTGATGGACTCCCGCTGCAGCCCGGTCAGCGAGTCCAGGCAGCGGCGCACCGCCTCGCGCTCCAGCCGGGTCTGCACGGCCTCGGACACCGAGTCGTAGTCCGGTTCCACCTCGCGCACGCCGAACCGGTGATGGCGGTCCGCAGTGGCCTGCTCGGAGCGCACCCGGTCCACCGCCCGCCGGTGCGCCATGGTCATCACCCACGCATTGCCGGAGCCCTGGCGCTGGTCGAAGCGGGACGCGGTGCGCCAGATCGCGAGCAGCACCTCCTGGGCGACCTCCTCGGATTGCGCCGGGTCACGCAACACCCGGCGCACCAGCCCGTAGATCGGCGCGGACATCCGTTGGTAGAGCTCGGCAAAGGCACCCTCGTCGCCCTTGGCGACCTGCACCAGCAGTTCCTCCAGGGCGGCCGGGCGCCCGCCCGCCGGGACGTCGTCCGCGCCGGCGGCGTGCAGGTGAGACCTGCGGTTCACCGCTGCCACGTCGGCGTCGCACCGGCGGCCCAGGGCTCCAACACCGCGTGCACGGTGGCGGTGACCGGCACCGGCACCCCGACCAGCGTGGCCCGGCGCACCACCTCGCCCTGCAGCGCGTCGAGCTCGCACGGTCGGCCGTGCGCCAGGTCCTCGTAGAGCGAGCTGCGCATGCCGCCGTCCAGCGAGTGCAGCAGCCCGATGGTGGTGGTTTCGTAGTCCGCCGGTAACGCCACACCCTCTGCCCGGGCCACTGCGGCACCCTCGCGCAGCAGCGCCTCCACCAGACGCGCCCCGGACTCGGTGCCGCGCACGTCGCCGATGGGTCGCCCGGTGCTCGCGGTGGCGCCGGACAGCGCACTGATGAACGCGAACTTGCCCCACAGCATGACCTTCACGTCATCGACGAGGTCAATGTCGATGCCAGCGTCGCGGGCGAGGTCGGCGAACTCCCGCAACCGCGGTGAGAGCGGGCCGGTCCACTCCCCCAGTGCCATGCCCGCCGGGCCGGGGTGATGCTCCAGCACGCCGGGGGCACGCAGGTGGCAGGAGATGTAGGCGGCGCCGCCGACGACGCGATCCGCGCCGACCGCCGCGGCCACCTGCTCGGTGGGGGCCACCCCGCCGTTCTGCAGGGCAATCACCCAGGCCTCGGGCCCGAGCATGGCCTGCACGATGGGCAGCGCCGTGGTCAACCCGTGACCCTTGACCGCGAACAGCACGACCTGCGCGCCAACCGCCTTGGTCGGATCGTCGGTGGCGTCCACCGGCATCGCCAAGTCGCCCCGTGGGCTACGCACCACGATGCCGTTGGCCTGCAACGCGACGAGGTTGCGTCCGCGCGCAACGAAGGTGACCTGATGTCCGGCGGCGGCCAACCGGGCGCCGAAGTAGCCGCCGACGCCGCCTGCTCCCAACACCGCGATCCGCACGGCGTCGAGCCTATGGCGTGTGGCGCTTACCCGCCTTGGCCGCCTTCGCCGCCTTGGGCGCGGCCGGCGCATCCGGCGGCGGGGCGACGGCGATCGGTGGCTCGCTGATCACCGGGGTGGTCGATTGCGCGGGTGCCCGGCCACCGGCGGGCTCCGCACTCGAGCCCAGCTTCCAGGTGCCCACACCCACGGTCAGCACGGTGACCACGACGGCGAGCAGGATCGCCAGGCGCCGCGGCGTGCCACTTCGACGGTGGTGCTGCGGTGCCCGCGCAAGCTCGGCAGTCTGCGTGGCCATCGTCGGCAGATAACCCGAATGGCCCTGGCGTTCGCGGCGAGTTGGGGTGCCCTTCCCCGCCCGGTTACCAGGCCTGTGCCAGTCCTTTGCCCCTCCTGTATGCCTACTAAGTTGGGCAAATCACCGCGTTGTTGGAGGCAGCCGCATGACCATCCGGATCGGGTACAAGGCCTCGGCCGAGCAGTTCGGCCCCCGCGAACTCGTCGAGTTCGGCGTGGCCGCCGAGCAGCACGGCTACGACAGCGCCGTGGTCTCCGACCACTACCAGCCGTGGCGGCACAACGGCGGGCACGCCCCGTTCTCGATCTCCTGGATGACCGCGGTCGGCGAGCGCACCCAGCGGATCACGCTGGGCACCTCCGTGCTCACCGCGACGTTCCGCTACAACCCCGCGGTGATCGCCCAGGCCTTCGCCACCATGGGTTGCCTGTACCCGAACCGGATCATGCTCGGCCTGGGCACCGGTGAGGCCCTCAACGACGTCGCGGTGACCGGCATCGCGTGGCCGGAGTTCAAGGAGCGCTTCGCCCGCATGCGGGAGGCCATCGACCTGATGCGCCGGCTGTGGAGCGAGGACCACGTCGACCACGAGGGCGAGTACTACAAGACCATCGGCGCGACGATCTACGACCGCCCGGAGCGGCCGATCCCGATCTATGTCGCCGCCGGTGGCCCGGTCGTCGCGCGCTACGCCGGCCGCGCCGGCGACGGCTTCATCTGCACCTCCGGCAAGGGCATGAAGCTCTACCAGGAGGAACTGGTACCCGCGCTCAACGAAGGCATCGAGAAGGCCGGACGCACCCCGCAGTCGCTGGACCGCATGATCGAGATCAAGCTCTCCTACGACCACG is a window of Sporichthyaceae bacterium DNA encoding:
- a CDS encoding sigma-70 family RNA polymerase sigma factor; amino-acid sequence: MNRRSHLHAAGADDVPAGGRPAALEELLVQVAKGDEGAFAELYQRMSAPIYGLVRRVLRDPAQSEEVAQEVLLAIWRTASRFDQRQGSGNAWVMTMAHRRAVDRVRSEQATADRHHRFGVREVEPDYDSVSEAVQTRLEREAVRRCLDSLTGLQRESITLAYYSGYSYREVAEQLEVPLGTVKTRMRDGLIRLRDCLGATG
- a CDS encoding 2-dehydropantoate 2-reductase — encoded protein: MRIAVLGAGGVGGYFGARLAAAGHQVTFVARGRNLVALQANGIVVRSPRGDLAMPVDATDDPTKAVGAQVVLFAVKGHGLTTALPIVQAMLGPEAWVIALQNGGVAPTEQVAAAVGADRVVGGAAYISCHLRAPGVLEHHPGPAGMALGEWTGPLSPRLREFADLARDAGIDIDLVDDVKVMLWGKFAFISALSGATASTGRPIGDVRGTESGARLVEALLREGAAVARAEGVALPADYETTTIGLLHSLDGGMRSSLYEDLAHGRPCELDALQGEVVRRATLVGVPVPVTATVHAVLEPWAAGATPTWQR
- the fgd gene encoding glucose-6-phosphate dehydrogenase (coenzyme-F420); amino-acid sequence: MTIRIGYKASAEQFGPRELVEFGVAAEQHGYDSAVVSDHYQPWRHNGGHAPFSISWMTAVGERTQRITLGTSVLTATFRYNPAVIAQAFATMGCLYPNRIMLGLGTGEALNDVAVTGIAWPEFKERFARMREAIDLMRRLWSEDHVDHEGEYYKTIGATIYDRPERPIPIYVAAGGPVVARYAGRAGDGFICTSGKGMKLYQEELVPALNEGIEKAGRTPQSLDRMIEIKLSYDHDADFALHATRFWAPLSLTAEQKHSVHSAQEMERLADEIPIEQVAKRWIIASKPDEAIDGIKPYVDAGFTNLVFHAPGADQGRFMEQFAADVMPRLREL